GGCAGCCTCCCCGGCGGTGCTGTGCGGACTGACCGGGCAGGAAGCGGGCAGGGGCGCGGCGGGGGGCACGGCCACAGGCTCCGGGGGAACTGGCGGCACGTCAGGCAGCACGGGAGCGGCTGGCGCGGGGCCGGGCACGGGGAACGGTTCTGCGGGCGCGGCCACGGGCAGCAATACCAGCGGGGCGCGGCTGAGTGGGGTGGACACCTGCTTCGCCCAGCAGGCGGCCCTGAGCGACCTGTTCGAGTTGCAGTCGTCGCAACTCGCGGCGGCTCAGGGGGGCAACACCAGGGTCAAGGCCTTTGCCCGGCAGATGATCCAGGACCACACCCGCACCAGCCAGCAGCTCGCGTCGCTGGCCCCCCGTCTGGGTCTGCGGCTGCCCACCGCGCTGGAGGGACCCAAGCTGGCGGAAGTGGCCGCGCTGCGGGGCCAGCAGGGAGCCGGGTTCGACCGCGCCTACATGGTCGCCCAGGTGAACGCGCACGAGCAGGCGGTCAACCTCTTCAGCGCCTACAGCAAGCTGGGCGGGGCCAATGCCCAACTGAGGGCCCACGCCACCCGGTCGTTGCCCGCCCTGCAAAAGCACCTTCAGGCGGCCCGCGAGCTGCTTCGGGCCGTCGTTCAGTAGTCAGGGCACGGGCAGGGGCACTCTTCCCCAGGTGGGCCAAACCCTGGCCGAACGGGTTTTGCCCTGTTCAGCCGGGATTTCGCCCGTCTGCCGTGTTGCGGCGTCCCGTTGGCTGCGTCTGGCGGCAGCCGTGGGGGCGCGCACCAGCAACACCGGAACCCTGACCCTGCGGAGGACGGCGCCCGCCACGCTGCCCAACAAGAAGTGCGCCAGGCCGCTGCGGCCATGGGTACTCATGACCACCAGGTCCACGCCCGCGCGCTCGGCCTCGTCCGCAATGACCTCCTCAGTGGGCCGCCCGCCGGACTCCAGGCACACCGCCCTCGCCCCGGGGAAGGCGAGTTCCCGGACCCCGCCCACGAGTTGCTCGCTGTCCTCCAGGAGCCGCCTGCGCTCCTCCTCTTAGTCGAAAGCGTAGGCCGCGCCCTCCGCGAGGACGCCCGTGGGGGGCGGCGGCACGACATATACCAGCTTTAGCGAGCTGCCGTACCGGCGCGCCAGGTCCGCGGCGTAGGGCAGGGCGAGATGGCCGAGGGGGCTGCCGTCGGTGGTGACGAGGATGTGCTGGAACATGCCTTCCTCCCTCACCCCAGCCTGAGCGCCGTCGGTGACAGGCCCATAACCGGCGGCTGGGGAGGGGCGGGGGCAGTCACGGGAGA
This sequence is a window from Deinococcus aerius. Protein-coding genes within it:
- a CDS encoding DUF4142 domain-containing protein codes for the protein MNRNPVPRWKPLVLGLGAALALGTVTLAQQGGPTSTGTPPSSGTAPAPTVPSTTTSETSGSAVAASPAVLCGLTGQEAGRGAAGGTATGSGGTGGTSGSTGAAGAGPGTGNGSAGAATGSNTSGARLSGVDTCFAQQAALSDLFELQSSQLAAAQGGNTRVKAFARQMIQDHTRTSQQLASLAPRLGLRLPTALEGPKLAEVAALRGQQGAGFDRAYMVAQVNAHEQAVNLFSAYSKLGGANAQLRAHATRSLPALQKHLQAARELLRAVVQ